From the genome of Cognaticolwellia beringensis, one region includes:
- the tnpC gene encoding IS66 family transposase: protein MTDDTQLLTLQNQLAQMQVQIDALKKDKAVWQEDKVEMQTRIDHLLAELKLSKSQKYGRKSEKAPRGTFNEAEQHKTSEPPKHHKKGKQSLAKHFEREDVEHTLTELACTCCGEQMHHCGSEDSEQVKIIPAKISVIKHKQFKYACRHCEHEELSCKIITAPKPAQPIPGSIASPEALAAVVTAKYCDALPLYRLVDIFERGGLKISRGTLANWCIKVGVLIKPLVKAMQRHLLGEHSLCADETRVQVLDEGDNPSSNSQMWVYRSNEVSKQPVVIYDYQAGRSRACAEAFLRDYQGYLQCDGYSVYDGIEGVIPVGCWAHARRKYDEALKAESKNKGRAHKAISFISQLYKIETQAKNKKLSPQARYQLRQEKALPILTQFKAWLDEASDKVIAGSYIGKAIKYNLNQWHKLIRYVEDGHLGIDNNITERDIRPFTTGRKNWLFSKSVNGAQASAILYSIVMTCRANDINPYYYFQHLFKTLPARQSDDDDFTDLMPWNVHLDFDYS from the coding sequence ATGACAGATGACACACAACTCCTCACCTTACAAAATCAACTTGCCCAGATGCAAGTACAGATTGATGCCTTGAAAAAAGATAAGGCGGTATGGCAAGAAGATAAAGTTGAAATGCAAACGCGTATTGACCATCTACTCGCCGAATTAAAGCTAAGCAAATCACAAAAGTACGGTCGAAAAAGTGAAAAAGCCCCCCGAGGTACCTTCAACGAAGCCGAGCAGCATAAAACGAGTGAGCCTCCCAAACATCATAAAAAAGGTAAACAATCGCTAGCTAAACACTTTGAGCGAGAAGACGTTGAGCACACCTTAACCGAGTTAGCTTGTACGTGTTGCGGTGAACAAATGCATCACTGTGGCAGTGAAGATAGCGAACAAGTGAAAATTATCCCCGCCAAAATCAGTGTGATAAAACATAAACAATTTAAATACGCTTGCAGGCACTGTGAGCATGAAGAGCTAAGCTGTAAAATAATAACTGCGCCTAAACCAGCTCAACCTATTCCTGGTAGTATCGCGAGTCCTGAGGCCTTAGCCGCAGTAGTTACTGCTAAATACTGTGATGCACTGCCGCTGTATCGTTTAGTTGATATCTTTGAGCGCGGCGGTTTAAAAATATCCAGAGGAACCCTAGCCAACTGGTGCATTAAGGTCGGCGTACTCATTAAGCCATTAGTCAAAGCAATGCAGCGCCACTTACTTGGTGAGCATAGTTTATGTGCGGATGAAACGCGTGTACAAGTCCTTGATGAAGGTGATAATCCAAGTAGCAATTCACAAATGTGGGTTTATCGCAGTAATGAAGTCAGTAAACAGCCAGTGGTTATTTACGACTATCAAGCGGGTCGTAGTCGTGCTTGCGCAGAAGCGTTCCTCAGAGATTATCAAGGATATTTACAATGCGATGGTTACAGTGTTTATGACGGTATTGAAGGCGTTATTCCTGTGGGATGTTGGGCGCACGCTAGACGTAAATATGATGAAGCCTTAAAAGCAGAGTCGAAAAATAAAGGCCGTGCGCATAAAGCGATCAGCTTTATCAGTCAATTATATAAAATAGAAACTCAAGCGAAGAACAAAAAGTTATCACCACAAGCACGGTATCAATTACGACAAGAAAAAGCCCTGCCGATTTTAACACAATTCAAAGCATGGCTTGATGAAGCCAGTGATAAAGTGATCGCGGGGAGTTATATTGGCAAAGCAATAAAATACAATCTCAACCAGTGGCATAAACTGATTAGGTACGTTGAAGATGGTCATTTAGGGATTGATAATAATATCACTGAACGAGATATTCGGCCGTTTACAACAGGTAGAAAAAACTGGTTATTCTCAAAATCAGTCAATGGTGCACAAGCAAGTGCGATACTTTATAGTATTGTCATGACGTGCAGGGCCAATGACATCAATCCATATTATTACTTCCAGCATTTATTCAAAACATTGCCCGCACGTCAAAGTGACGATGATGATTTTACCGATCTAATGCCATGGAATGTGCATCTAGACTTCGATTATAGCTAA
- a CDS encoding AAA family ATPase, producing MIKLLSLKGFKSFSEIDIPFKPLTLFSGLNNSGKSSIIQSLRMYVKACDNKSPFIEGYGSLRELRSKLSHPSEPVTIKLEYSSDDVDQLILHEDEDKQSYPEKSLVFSFLSADRLGPQTYLPLSNNYTHFPKIGDRGEFVYEFIDKLERSIVPDTMQHENSQGDILPLAIKGWLSEISPNVDFLYQLNSKVDIAQATFDEFRPKNVGFGLSHALPIISTILGHVATKPIHDWDEDWGKEWDERRLNNTLIVIENPETHLHPRGQTAMGVLLAMAASHGVQIVLETHSDHLMDGIRLACKEKLISNDDVIFHYLSKENSESETKIQTPSIDENGKLSFWPNGFFDQSMKIRAKLARK from the coding sequence ATGATTAAGTTATTAAGTCTAAAAGGTTTTAAGTCCTTTAGTGAAATAGATATACCGTTCAAGCCTTTAACTCTCTTTTCAGGGCTGAATAATAGTGGTAAAAGTTCGATTATTCAATCTTTAAGAATGTATGTAAAAGCTTGTGATAATAAATCTCCATTTATTGAAGGGTATGGTTCTTTAAGGGAGTTGCGTTCGAAGCTTTCCCACCCTAGCGAGCCAGTAACAATAAAATTGGAGTACAGTTCAGATGACGTCGACCAGCTTATACTTCATGAAGATGAGGACAAACAATCTTACCCTGAAAAATCTCTTGTTTTTTCCTTTCTTTCAGCAGATAGGTTAGGCCCACAAACATATTTACCTTTAAGTAACAACTATACTCATTTTCCAAAAATTGGTGATAGAGGTGAGTTTGTATATGAGTTCATTGATAAGTTAGAGCGGTCAATAGTTCCAGATACAATGCAACATGAGAATAGTCAGGGGGACATATTACCGTTAGCTATTAAAGGTTGGCTTTCTGAAATATCTCCTAATGTAGACTTCCTTTATCAATTAAATTCTAAAGTTGATATTGCTCAAGCTACATTTGATGAATTTAGACCTAAAAATGTAGGTTTTGGACTTAGTCACGCTCTCCCTATTATAAGTACTATATTAGGACATGTTGCGACAAAGCCGATTCATGATTGGGATGAAGATTGGGGGAAGGAATGGGATGAACGTCGACTCAATAACACTTTGATTGTTATTGAAAACCCTGAAACGCACCTCCACCCTCGAGGTCAAACTGCTATGGGTGTATTGTTGGCGATGGCAGCCTCTCATGGTGTTCAAATTGTACTGGAAACACATAGCGATCATCTTATGGACGGTATTAGATTAGCATGTAAGGAAAAGTTGATTTCTAACGATGATGTAATATTTCATTATTTGTCTAAAGAAAATAGTGAATCTGAAACTAAAATTCAAACCCCAAGTATTGATGAAAATGGAAAGCTAAGCTTCTGGCCAAATGGATTTTTTGACCAATCAATGAAAATAAGAGCTAAATTAGCAAGGAAATAG
- a CDS encoding DEAD/DEAH box helicase produces MKLRKWQSECVDKAFEQYLNGETHFLTLATPGAGKTFMASELANRLLKRNVVDLIFCFSPSSIVSQDFSESLQRKTQERFDGLMGSKGRSLTYQNLQFLDVSFWQLFERYKVFVIFDEIHHCAGSNVENANAWGEQIILNIQDKAKFTLALTGTPWRSDTAPIVLSNYMHPSNKISCDFIYGLAEAIKDNVCRIPQIVAVDNNNISVVDNEETKTFNSFKTLLCQSIIPYKEVIENTAVIKYVISSAHQRLTSIRKESPNAAGLIVASSVEHARNISTLMKTYLNEDSVVVTYRENEPTNIIQEFRHAQSKWIISVGMISEGTNIPRLQVCCHLTNIKTEMHFRQILGRILRVTGSKNQEAVMYMPAEPKLLEYAYRVKQDVPFEADIVKFEKMKLQIEDKVNNKISTTLKFDNKKIKLIQSEIKLGDTEVSA; encoded by the coding sequence ATGAAACTAAGAAAATGGCAATCAGAGTGTGTTGATAAAGCATTTGAACAATATTTAAATGGAGAAACTCATTTTTTAACATTGGCTACGCCAGGTGCCGGTAAAACATTTATGGCATCAGAGTTAGCTAACCGACTTTTAAAAAGAAATGTTGTCGATTTAATTTTTTGTTTTTCTCCTTCTTCGATTGTTTCTCAAGATTTTAGTGAAAGTTTACAGAGAAAAACCCAAGAACGTTTTGATGGGCTAATGGGATCAAAAGGTCGATCGTTAACTTATCAAAATTTACAATTTTTAGATGTTAGCTTTTGGCAACTTTTTGAGAGATACAAGGTTTTCGTTATCTTCGATGAAATTCATCACTGTGCCGGTTCTAATGTTGAGAATGCCAATGCATGGGGAGAGCAAATAATACTAAATATTCAAGATAAGGCTAAATTTACATTGGCGTTGACGGGTACTCCTTGGCGATCAGATACTGCACCCATTGTTCTGTCGAATTATATGCATCCGAGCAACAAAATATCTTGTGATTTTATTTATGGGCTTGCTGAAGCCATTAAAGATAATGTTTGTCGTATACCGCAGATAGTTGCCGTAGATAATAATAATATTTCTGTTGTTGATAACGAAGAGACCAAAACCTTCAATAGTTTTAAAACTTTATTGTGTCAGTCAATCATTCCATACAAGGAGGTTATTGAAAATACAGCTGTTATTAAATACGTCATCTCATCTGCACATCAAAGGTTAACGTCAATTCGAAAAGAATCTCCTAATGCTGCAGGATTAATTGTTGCGTCATCTGTCGAGCATGCAAGGAATATTTCGACTCTAATGAAAACCTATCTCAACGAGGATAGCGTTGTGGTTACCTATAGAGAAAATGAACCTACAAATATTATTCAGGAATTCAGGCACGCTCAAAGTAAATGGATAATATCCGTAGGTATGATCAGTGAAGGCACAAACATTCCTCGGTTACAGGTATGTTGCCACTTAACGAATATAAAAACGGAAATGCACTTTAGACAGATTTTGGGGCGGATACTTAGAGTGACAGGTTCAAAAAATCAGGAGGCGGTTATGTACATGCCCGCTGAGCCTAAACTTTTAGAATATGCTTACCGAGTTAAACAAGATGTTCCTTTTGAAGCCGATATTGTTAAATTTGAAAAGATGAAATTACAGATTGAAGACAAGGTTAATAATAAGATATCTACCACACTAAAATTCGATAATAAAAAGATTAAATTGATCCAATCAGAAATAAAGCTAGGTGATACTGAAGTAAGCGCGTAA
- the tnpB gene encoding IS66 family insertion sequence element accessory protein TnpB (TnpB, as the term is used for proteins encoded by IS66 family insertion elements, is considered an accessory protein, since TnpC, encoded by a neighboring gene, is a DDE family transposase.): MHSPSQVYLVTGFTDMRKSINGLSIIVSETLLLDPLSQAWFVFCNKQRDKLKILFWDTNGFWLYYRRLEQGRFQWPKYGEACAAMSIEQRQLQWLLSGLAVTSQTRHPTLSGLSVM; encoded by the coding sequence ATGCATTCCCCAAGCCAAGTTTATTTGGTTACCGGCTTCACTGACATGAGAAAATCAATCAATGGTCTTAGCATTATAGTCAGCGAAACCTTATTACTCGATCCTTTGAGTCAAGCTTGGTTTGTTTTTTGTAATAAACAGCGCGATAAATTAAAAATATTATTTTGGGATACTAATGGTTTTTGGCTTTATTATCGTCGTTTAGAGCAAGGACGATTTCAATGGCCAAAATACGGCGAAGCATGTGCTGCAATGAGCATTGAACAGCGCCAACTTCAATGGTTATTATCCGGTTTGGCGGTGACGAGCCAGACTCGACATCCCACATTATCAGGCTTGTCTGTGATGTAA
- a CDS encoding type II toxin-antitoxin system RelE/ParE family toxin has translation MDHLLCINTNSFPAENIETAKELFMDSIQGILQLFVESDDRVVFYLDLLDDRNLYSLELSQGFAYQDFLDYLQEENEYDLLSVLYDIEDKSPALDFFDEEAIDSITEYTYFLEGHELHLNPAVFSIADHLGAKLLSLDTSPEWSSHQLGFNITKCGEFNQEKCVVDNISTKSHGELLYTLYNSLDLNDACPIQDISGELLLWFSELSAENRNIVYKKLKHCHELGFRGNEPLFKQLTGTNAVWEVRFSAFSGGAIRILYKLRGSTTVLLVGFIKKSNDEGYDQNITRAEEIFNR, from the coding sequence ATGGATCATTTGCTATGTATAAATACAAATAGCTTCCCCGCAGAAAATATTGAAACAGCAAAAGAACTATTCATGGATTCAATCCAAGGGATATTACAGTTATTTGTAGAAAGCGATGATCGAGTGGTTTTTTATCTTGATTTATTGGATGACAGGAATCTATATAGTTTAGAACTTAGTCAAGGCTTTGCATACCAAGATTTTTTAGATTACTTGCAAGAAGAAAATGAGTATGATCTACTTTCTGTATTATACGATATTGAAGATAAGTCACCTGCTTTGGACTTCTTTGATGAAGAAGCCATAGATAGTATTACTGAATATACATATTTTTTGGAAGGACATGAGTTACACCTTAATCCTGCCGTTTTTAGTATTGCGGATCATTTAGGTGCTAAATTACTAAGCTTGGATACTTCACCTGAATGGAGTTCTCACCAGCTAGGTTTTAACATAACTAAATGTGGGGAGTTCAATCAAGAAAAGTGTGTCGTAGATAATATTTCAACTAAGTCTCATGGAGAGCTTCTTTATACATTATATAATTCACTAGATTTAAATGATGCTTGTCCAATACAGGATATCTCAGGTGAGTTATTGTTATGGTTTTCAGAGCTCTCAGCTGAGAACAGAAATATTGTATATAAGAAGTTAAAACATTGTCATGAACTTGGCTTTAGGGGGAACGAGCCACTCTTCAAGCAACTTACAGGAACTAATGCTGTATGGGAAGTACGATTTAGTGCTTTTTCAGGTGGTGCAATAAGAATATTGTACAAGCTGAGAGGTAGTACAACTGTTTTATTGGTTGGTTTTATAAAAAAATCCAATGATGAAGGTTATGATCAAAATATTACACGAGCAGAAGAAATTTTTAACAGATAA
- a CDS encoding WYL domain-containing protein, which produces MNLDNLNYSQKQRLAYIDFKLLFVGRVTRNEIVTKFEKGMSGATADLNLYKELCPNNMSYDNKQRMYIQTDKFKPLFTHDPRKTLVKLANQITDGYDAIGDVAFPVEAPSQLNIPDIFIVARLIQAIINQKPVSIIYTSLSSGSAARELVPHSIVDNGLRWHVRAFDRKSNSFRDFVLTRISKATILPQKLDSYEDKLEDHQWMRMMPLQLIPHPNNVQHPTAIELDYGMENKVLELNVRAALAGYLLRRWNVDCTKEASLEGGEYQLWLRNRQTLYGAENLAIAPGYKPDEEAL; this is translated from the coding sequence ATGAATTTGGATAACTTGAATTACTCACAGAAACAAAGACTTGCTTATATCGACTTTAAGTTACTTTTTGTTGGCAGAGTCACTCGTAATGAAATAGTAACTAAATTTGAAAAAGGGATGTCGGGAGCTACGGCAGACTTAAATTTATATAAAGAATTATGTCCGAATAATATGTCTTACGACAACAAGCAACGGATGTATATTCAAACAGATAAATTCAAACCACTATTTACACACGACCCTCGTAAAACATTGGTAAAGCTCGCTAACCAAATTACAGATGGTTACGACGCAATTGGTGACGTTGCTTTTCCAGTTGAGGCTCCTAGTCAGCTCAATATTCCCGATATATTCATCGTCGCACGACTCATTCAAGCTATCATCAATCAAAAACCTGTCAGTATAATATATACATCGTTAAGTAGTGGTTCAGCCGCTCGTGAGTTAGTGCCACATAGTATTGTGGATAATGGTCTGCGCTGGCACGTTCGTGCATTTGACCGAAAATCAAATTCATTCCGTGATTTTGTACTTACCCGCATCTCCAAGGCAACCATTCTTCCACAGAAATTAGATAGCTATGAAGATAAACTTGAAGATCATCAGTGGATGCGAATGATGCCATTGCAGCTAATTCCTCACCCAAACAATGTTCAACACCCAACCGCTATAGAATTAGACTATGGCATGGAAAATAAGGTTTTAGAATTGAATGTACGTGCTGCTTTAGCAGGATATTTATTAAGGCGTTGGAATGTTGACTGTACCAAAGAAGCTTCATTAGAAGGCGGAGAGTATCAATTGTGGCTACGTAACAGGCAAACCCTCTATGGTGCCGAAAACCTAGCTATAGCTCCTGGTTACAAGCCGGATGAAGAGGCGCTATAA
- a CDS encoding DUF262 domain-containing protein, with product MESTTSNTPQVSEEEFEEEFEEEILEPFDPDKISIEQRVVSMDAIKRRLNQGTIRLSPDFQRNEVWDETRRSQLIESIMLKIPLPMFYVAANEQGEWEVVDGLQRLSTIRDFLLLNPVTNLPLKLDKLEFLQKKFGGMTFNKMESDPTCQRVINTIMETELRFTVINPGTPEDVKRNIFKRINTGGLPLTTQEIRHALYQGNSTKLLQHLMGSQYFIRAINSKINDKRMATRELILRFVAFYIFEKNDYKMNLDKWLSDAMRVINLFPELDEKKLSKVFTDGSAPKIKHHSIEDIRYKFELAMYRAKELFGDHAFRKSTIHDNKKSPINKALFECWSNILSGLSDDEFSKLLEHKADFTYSYKEYLLNEDVLNSISRHASQAIRGVNYRYEVFENLVKHYLDIS from the coding sequence TTGGAATCTACAACGAGTAATACTCCTCAAGTCAGTGAAGAGGAATTTGAAGAAGAGTTTGAAGAAGAAATACTCGAACCTTTCGATCCAGACAAGATATCTATCGAACAAAGAGTAGTGTCGATGGATGCAATTAAAAGGAGATTAAACCAAGGTACTATTCGCCTATCACCTGACTTTCAAAGAAATGAAGTTTGGGATGAGACTCGAAGGAGTCAGTTAATAGAGTCTATCATGCTAAAGATACCTTTACCTATGTTTTACGTTGCAGCGAATGAACAAGGTGAATGGGAAGTTGTAGATGGACTTCAAAGGTTATCAACAATTAGAGATTTCTTGCTTCTAAACCCAGTAACTAATTTACCTTTGAAATTAGACAAATTAGAGTTTTTACAGAAAAAATTTGGAGGGATGACTTTCAATAAAATGGAGAGTGATCCAACGTGTCAAAGAGTTATTAATACAATAATGGAAACAGAATTGCGGTTCACCGTTATTAATCCAGGGACACCAGAAGATGTAAAACGGAACATATTCAAGAGAATCAATACAGGAGGGCTACCTCTTACTACTCAAGAAATTAGGCATGCCTTGTACCAAGGAAATTCAACTAAACTATTGCAACATCTAATGGGAAGTCAATATTTTATCCGCGCAATAAATTCAAAAATAAATGATAAAAGGATGGCGACGAGAGAACTTATTCTTCGATTTGTAGCTTTCTATATTTTTGAAAAAAATGATTATAAAATGAACTTAGACAAATGGCTAAGTGACGCGATGAGAGTAATAAATTTATTCCCCGAACTTGACGAAAAGAAATTATCTAAAGTATTTACAGATGGCTCAGCCCCGAAAATAAAACATCACTCAATTGAAGATATCAGGTATAAATTTGAGTTAGCTATGTATAGGGCAAAAGAATTATTTGGAGATCATGCTTTTAGAAAATCTACAATTCACGATAATAAAAAGTCACCAATTAACAAAGCTCTTTTTGAGTGTTGGTCTAATATTTTGAGTGGATTATCAGATGATGAATTTTCGAAATTATTGGAGCACAAAGCTGATTTTACGTACTCTTATAAAGAATATTTGTTAAATGAAGATGTACTCAACTCTATAAGTCGTCACGCTTCACAGGCTATCAGAGGGGTAAACTATAGATATGAAGTTTTTGAAAATTTAGTTAAGCATTATTTGGATATCTCATGA
- a CDS encoding YgiQ family radical SAM protein, whose translation MPNLKNKEINLFSYPKYWAECYGTAPFLPMTRKEMDILGWDSCDIIIVTGDAYVDHPSFGMAIIGRMLEAQGFRVGIISQPAWHSKDAFMELGKPNLFFGVTAGNMDSMINRYTAERRMRHDDAYTPNDEGGKRPDRAVTAYTQRCKEAFKGVPVIIGGIEASLRRIAHYDYWSDKVRRSVLFDSKADLLVFGNAERPLVEIAHRIARGEDVKTITDVRGSAFLTNQALPGWKGIDSRDIDRPGKIDPIFSPYEEITPETCSDNEAKTEASSVEKDITKTAQPIIMADYKNKTWEKKSKPWETTYINLPTFDQVKENKVLYAHASRIFHQEVNPTSAKPLVQSHGTRLIWLNPPAKPLSTNEMDGVFGLEYKRVPHPSYGKAKIPAYDMIKTSINIMRGCFGGCTFCSITEHEGRIIQSRSHESIIAEIEDIKVKVPGFTGVISDLGGPTANMYQLNCKSEKAEATCRKPSCVWPTICGHLDTDHTPTIELYRKARKVKGIKKVLIASGVRYDLAIEHPEYVQELATHHVGGYLKIAPEHTENGPLNNMMKPGMGSYDKFKEMFDHYSKLAGKKQYLIPYFISAHPGTTDRDMVNLALWLKENNFKLDQVQNFYPSPLANATTLYHTELNSLRNITSKNLAKEDGKITVPKGAIQRRLHKAILRYHDPVNWPQVRQALTKMGLSKLIGSAPNCLVPKETRAEQNSTNRNRQGKNNSAGNKTSPGQQRAKSGYGKKPTNGKQGLTRFSDNQFKKKK comes from the coding sequence CTGCCAAACCTAAAAAACAAAGAAATTAATTTATTTTCATACCCTAAATATTGGGCTGAATGTTATGGTACAGCGCCATTTTTACCTATGACTCGAAAAGAAATGGACATTTTAGGCTGGGATAGCTGTGACATTATTATTGTAACTGGTGACGCTTATGTCGATCACCCAAGCTTTGGTATGGCTATTATTGGCCGCATGTTAGAGGCTCAAGGCTTTCGTGTCGGTATTATTTCACAGCCTGCATGGCACTCAAAAGATGCCTTTATGGAGCTAGGAAAACCTAACCTATTCTTCGGTGTTACAGCCGGAAATATGGATTCCATGATAAACCGTTATACCGCTGAGCGAAGAATGCGTCATGACGATGCTTACACTCCTAACGATGAAGGTGGTAAACGCCCAGATCGCGCGGTAACAGCTTATACCCAACGTTGTAAAGAAGCATTTAAAGGCGTTCCTGTTATTATTGGTGGTATTGAAGCCAGTTTACGACGAATTGCCCATTACGATTATTGGTCTGATAAAGTTCGTCGTTCCGTGCTATTTGATTCAAAAGCAGACCTGCTAGTTTTTGGTAACGCCGAGCGTCCTTTAGTAGAAATTGCTCATAGAATTGCCCGTGGAGAAGACGTTAAAACCATTACCGATGTACGTGGTAGTGCTTTTTTAACTAATCAGGCTCTGCCAGGTTGGAAAGGTATAGATTCTAGAGATATCGACCGACCAGGTAAAATAGACCCTATTTTTAGTCCTTATGAAGAAATAACACCTGAAACTTGTAGTGATAACGAAGCTAAAACAGAAGCTTCATCAGTAGAAAAAGATATCACTAAAACAGCCCAACCTATTATAATGGCAGATTATAAAAACAAGACGTGGGAAAAGAAATCAAAGCCTTGGGAAACGACTTATATTAATTTGCCGACCTTTGATCAAGTAAAAGAGAACAAAGTACTTTATGCACACGCATCTCGTATTTTCCATCAAGAAGTAAATCCAACATCAGCTAAGCCGCTTGTACAGAGTCATGGTACTCGCCTAATTTGGTTAAACCCACCAGCTAAACCATTATCTACAAATGAAATGGATGGTGTGTTTGGTCTTGAATATAAGCGTGTTCCACACCCAAGCTATGGCAAAGCTAAAATTCCTGCGTACGATATGATAAAAACGTCTATCAATATCATGAGGGGGTGCTTTGGAGGATGTACGTTTTGTAGCATAACAGAACATGAAGGTCGTATTATTCAATCACGTTCTCATGAGTCAATTATTGCTGAAATTGAAGATATCAAAGTAAAAGTTCCCGGTTTCACCGGTGTAATTTCAGATTTAGGCGGACCAACCGCCAATATGTATCAGCTAAATTGTAAAAGCGAAAAAGCTGAAGCAACTTGTCGTAAACCTTCATGCGTATGGCCAACCATTTGTGGCCACTTAGATACCGATCACACACCAACGATAGAACTATACCGTAAAGCACGTAAAGTTAAGGGTATTAAGAAGGTACTAATCGCTTCGGGTGTACGCTACGATTTGGCTATTGAACACCCTGAATATGTTCAAGAATTAGCAACCCATCATGTGGGTGGTTATTTAAAAATAGCACCTGAACATACCGAGAATGGGCCATTAAATAATATGATGAAGCCAGGTATGGGTAGCTATGATAAATTCAAAGAGATGTTTGATCATTACTCAAAACTTGCTGGTAAAAAACAATATTTAATTCCTTATTTTATCTCTGCTCATCCAGGTACTACCGATAGAGATATGGTAAATTTAGCTTTATGGCTAAAAGAAAATAACTTTAAATTGGATCAAGTGCAAAACTTTTATCCGTCGCCATTAGCAAATGCAACAACGTTATACCATACGGAGCTTAATTCTTTACGTAACATTACTAGTAAAAACTTAGCAAAAGAAGATGGTAAAATTACAGTGCCTAAAGGCGCTATTCAACGACGTTTGCACAAAGCGATTTTACGTTACCATGATCCAGTTAATTGGCCACAAGTTCGTCAGGCATTGACAAAAATGGGATTAAGTAAACTTATTGGCTCTGCGCCAAATTGCCTAGTGCCTAAAGAAACACGTGCTGAGCAAAATTCAACCAATAGAAATAGACAAGGTAAAAATAACTCTGCTGGTAATAAAACTTCACCAGGTCAACAAAGAGCTAAATCTGGTTATGGGAAAAAACCAACTAATGGAAAACAAGGCTTAACCCGCTTTAGTGATAATCAGTTTAAAAAGAAAAAGTAA
- the tnpA gene encoding IS66 family insertion sequence element accessory protein TnpA, with protein MNNQQKIKHWQNIFEQQQDSDLTIIQFCRDNNINVSTFYGWRKRLSDKTQPIEPQQVIPFVIHEQSLTQPSMIKLSTPSGYQVDFESTLSHQALTQLLSAL; from the coding sequence ATGAATAATCAACAAAAAATAAAACACTGGCAAAACATCTTTGAACAGCAGCAAGATAGTGATTTAACTATCATTCAATTTTGTCGCGACAACAATATTAACGTGTCTACCTTCTATGGTTGGCGTAAACGCCTTTCTGATAAAACCCAACCAATTGAACCGCAACAGGTGATCCCCTTTGTTATTCATGAGCAGTCTTTGACACAACCTTCCATGATTAAACTCTCCACGCCCAGTGGCTACCAAGTAGATTTTGAGTCGACCTTAAGCCATCAAGCCTTAACGCAACTATTGAGTGCGCTGTAA
- a CDS encoding helix-turn-helix domain-containing protein, translating into MSELSKRFGEKIRSVRTAKGISQDKLAVKSQIDRSYIGRIDRGEVNITMDKLYILAAALECKPQDLLPEMD; encoded by the coding sequence ATGAGTGAACTGTCTAAGCGGTTTGGAGAAAAAATTCGTTCAGTAAGAACCGCTAAAGGAATATCTCAAGATAAACTCGCTGTAAAAAGTCAAATCGATCGAAGTTATATTGGCCGTATTGATCGAGGTGAAGTCAATATAACCATGGATAAGTTATATATCTTAGCAGCCGCGTTAGAGTGTAAACCTCAAGATCTCTTACCTGAAATGGACTGA